From a region of the Triticum aestivum cultivar Chinese Spring chromosome 7D, IWGSC CS RefSeq v2.1, whole genome shotgun sequence genome:
- the LOC123171360 gene encoding uncharacterized protein encodes MAPLPATRAASPCMPTTAESALVPATVCPPAPRKSAPAPRRKRRPRDLTTVFVAVPQCPPPAMKDAGARCQTVCSSRHMLPRDIVPTASAGKSSEALLISHSHTTLALKFSRTSGPPSLLELNPSAPLSHYISIVPLNMYRYTSFVLVTCCLTPPKYLFYC; translated from the coding sequence ATGGCGCCGCTGCCGGCGACGAGGGCAGCTTCACCATGCATGCCGACGACGGCCGAGAGCGCGCTGGTTCCGGCCACGGTGTGCCCGCCGGCGCCGCGGAAGTCGGCACCGGCGCCGAGAAGGAAGCGTCGGCCGCGCGACCTCACCACCGTCTTCGTCGCCGTGCCGCAGTGCCCGCCGCCGGCGATGAAAGATGCTGGTGCTCGTTGTCAAACAGTCTGTTCCTCTAGGCATATGCTGCCGCGCGACATTGTCCCGACCGCGAGTGCTGGAAAGAGTAGTGAAGCTTTATTGATATCTCATTCACACACAACACTAGCACTGAAGTTTAGCCGAACCAGTGGTCCTCCATCTCTGTTGGAGCTGAATCCCTCGGCTCCTCTCTCTCACTATATCTCTATTGTTCCTCTCAACATGTACAGATACACGAGTTTTGTTTTGGTGACTTGCTGCCTCACACCGCCAAAATACCTTTTCTATTGTTGA
- the LOC123166972 gene encoding uncharacterized protein, with protein MGLDVAEISELAALRPIQTAVSGARATAVPGEDDGSADTGCVTPTASGAQSAMAGGADDGDAAADTGSVTPRASGCMAMLAIALQQDDGFATPLATGGQIGPRDGCGAGATAGDEGSFTTPTTADSALVPATVCPPAPRKSAPVPTRKRAPLQQRLFYPVPRDLTTVFVAVPQHPPPAKKMRAHVVESSVPLGT; from the coding sequence ATGGGCCTCGATGTCGCGGAAATCTCTGAATTGGCGGCGCTCCGGCCGATCCAGACGGCCGTGAGCGGCGCCCGAGCCACGGCAGTACCGGGGGAGGACGACGGCAGTGCCGACACCGGCTGCGTCACACCAACGGCGAGCGGCGCGCAATCGGCCATGGCAGGGGGAGCAGACGATGGGGACGCAGCCGCCGACACAGGCAGCGTCACGCCGAGGGCGAGCGGCTGCATGGCCATGCTGGCAATTGCGCTGCAGCAAGACGACGGCTTCGCCACGCCGCTGGCAACGGGTGGACAAATTGGGCCGCGAGACGGCTGCGGAGCGGGGGCCACTGCCGGCGACGAGGGCAGCTTCACCACGCCTACGACGGCCGACAGCGCGCTGGTGCCGGCGACGGTGTGCCCACCGGCGCCTCGGAAGTCAGCACCGGTGCCGACGAGGAAGCGTGCGCCGCTGCAGCAGCGGCTCTTCTACCCGGTGCCGCGCGACTTGACCACCGTGTTCGTGGCCGTGCCACAGCACCCGCCGCCGGCCAAGAAGATGCGGGCGCACGTGGTGGAATCATCTGTGCCTCTAGGCACGTGA